DNA from Gemmatimonadales bacterium:
ACGGGCGGCACGAATCCGTTCTTCTCGCCGGATGGAAGGTGGGTCGGCTTCAGCTCGGGCAGCCGACTGATGAAGGTGGCGCTCGCCGGCGGGCCCGCGCTGCCGATCTGCGACATCGACGGCGGCTTCTGGGGCGCGAGCTGGGGCGACGGCGACACGATCGTGTTCGCCGACGGCCGCGGCCTGATGCGCGTTCCCGCCGCCGGCGGGCTGCCGGTACCGGTCGCGGCTCCCGATTCCGGCTCCCGGGAATCGTACCGGTGGCCCGAGTTCCTGCCGGCTGGCAGGGCCGTGCTCTTCGCGATCACCACCGGCTCGACGGACCGGCTGGCCGCCGTGACCATGGCGAGCCGTGTGGTGAAGCGATTCGACGTGTTCGGCGGGAATCCCCACTATGTGACGAGCGGATACGTCGTCGTCGCCTCGATCGATTCGAGCACCACGCTCAGCACGGGCAACGTCGTTGCACTCCCCTTCGACGCCGGGCGACTGGAAGTGACGGCGGCACCTATGCCGGTCGCGGAAAGCGTTCAGGTGGGCCCGAACAGCCGCACCGCCAAGATGGGCGTTTCTCGCGACGGGTCGCTCGCGTTCGCGGCCGGCGCCGCGGGCCGTGGAACGCTGGTGCTCGTCGGCATCGACGGCAGCGTGCGGGATCTCGGGACCGCGACGCACAACTTCAACGCTCCGAGCCTGTCGCCCGACGGACGTCACATCGCGGTGACGGTGGAAGAGGCCGGATCCGCCGACATCTGGGTGTTCGACCGGTCGCAGCGGATCCTGACGCGGCTCACTTTCGACCGGTCCGCCCAGCGGCCGATCTGGACGCCCGACGGCCGACGCGTCGTCTATTCGCGCCGGGGCAACGGGGTCGACCTGGCGTGGATCGCGGCGGACGGCAGTGGTCCGGCCGAATCGCTGCTCGTTGCTCCGGCTGACCAGTGGGCGGGGACCTTCACGCCGGACGGACGGACGCTCGTCTTCCGCGCGGGCCGCGGGGTGGGAGGGGACAAGCGCTACCTCGGCCACGTGCGCCTCGATGGGGAACGCTCGCCGCAAGAATTGCTCCGCAGCCGGGCATTCGACAACCATTCGCCGGCCTTGTCGCCCGACGGCCACTGGCTCGCGTACGCCTCGGACGAGTCCGGCCGCGCGGAGGTGTACGTGCGGCCGTTCCCGGGACCGGGCGGCCGTGCGCAGGTGTCGAACGGCGGCGGCACGGAGCCGCGCTGGTCGCCCTCGGGGCGCGAGATCTTCTACCGCAACGGAAACGCGATGATGCAGGCGAGCGTGCGGACGCAGCCCGGCTTCGCGGTCGGCGACGTGCGCCAGCTGTTCACCGGCCCGTTCGTTCAGGGCGCCATCTATACCAACTACGATGTCTGGCGCGATGGCCGGTCCTTCGTGATGGTCCGCCCGGATCAGACCGGCGGCCAGACAATAATGGTGGTGCTCAACTGGTTCGCGAATCTCGCCCGCTCGGGGGGACGCGTGAGCGGCGCGGCGCGGTGAGTGACGCGACCGATGGCGGCCGGCCCCGCGAGTTTGGCCCTTGAGTGACGTGCCGGGACGGTTCTCTTCGGCCCTGTCCGATCGTTACGCCATTGAGCGCGAGCTCGGCGCGGGCGGCATGGCCACCGTCTATCTCGCCAAAGACCTCAAGCACGACCGCCAGGTGGCGCTCAAAGTGCTGCGGCCGGAGCTGGCCGCGATGCTCGGGGGCGAGCGGTTCCTCAAGGAGATCCACCTCACCGCCAACCTTCGGCACCCCCACATCCTGCCGCTCTACGACTCGGGCGAGGCCGGGGGATTCCTCTATTACGTGATGCCGTTCGTGGCGGGCGAGTCGCTGCGCGACCGCCTGACGCGCGAAAAGCAGCTGCCCCTCGACGAGGCGCTCGAGATCGCGCGCGAGGTGGCCGACGCCCTGGGCTACGCGCATGCGCACGGCGTGATCCACCGGGACATAAAGCCGGAGAACGTCCTGCTCGAGAGCGGGCACGCGGTGGTGGCCGACTTCGGCATCGCCCGGGCGATCACGGCGGCCGGCGGCGAAACCCTGACGCAGACGGGGATGGCCGTCGGCACGCCGGCCTACATGAGCCCCGAGCAGGCGTCCGGCGAGCGTGCCCTGGACGGCCGCAGCGATCTGTACACCCTGGGCTGCATGCTGTACGAGATGCTGGCGGGGCAGCCCCCGTTCACCGGGCCGACGGTCGAGAGCGTGGTGCATCAGCACCTCGTCGTCGAGGCGCCCGCCATCACCAACCTCCGGCCGTCTGTTCCCGCGCCGCTCGCGGCGGCGCTGGCGCGGACCCTGGCCAAGAACCCCGCGGACCGGTTCGCCACCGCGGAGCAGTTCCTCGCGGCGCTGGGGCGGCGGGCCGAGCCCGCGCCTCCACCGGCGGCGGCGGTGCCTGCGCCTCGGAGCAGCCGCCGGGGCTTGCTGGCGGCCGCCGCGGTGGTCGTAGCCGTAGCGTTAGGCGGCATCTGGTTCCGCGGACGGGGCGGGGCGGTGGATCGCGGTCCCGCCGCTGTGACGCTCCGGCAGGTCACCTTCTCGCGGGATGTCGAGGAGTACCCGGCGCTCTCGGCCGATGGCCGGGTCCTGGTGTTCAGCCGCAACGTCGACGGCCGCCGCCAGCTGTTCCGGCTCGACCTGGCGGGCGGAGCGGAAACGCGGCTCACGCAGGGCGAGTACGACAACATCCAGGCGGCGTGGATGCCGGACGGCCGGGCGATCCTGTTCGTAAGGGCCAACAGCCCGCGCGTCCGTCTCGAGCCCGGCGACGTGTTCGGGGTGTTCGTCGGCGGCGACATCTGGCGGCGCGACCTGGAGAGCGGCGCGGAGGAGAAGCTGGTCGAGGATGCCTTCAATCCCGCGGTCGCGCCCGACGGCGCGCGCATCGCCTTCGACGCGACCCGCTCGGGGTCCCGGCGCATCTGGGTCGCGGACGAGCGGGGGCGCAACGCCCAGCAGCTGTCGCTCGACAGCTCGGAGGCGGTGGCGCACGTGCTGCCGCGCTGGTCGCCCGACGGGAAACGCCTCGTCTTCCAGTACATCGATCACACCAGGTTCGACATCCGGGTCATCGACGCTGCCACCCGCGCGACCCTCACCGTGACCGACGACAACTTCCTCGACGCCAACCCGGTCTGGGAGGCGTCGGGGCGCGGGATCTACTTCTCCTCGTACCGTGCCGGCGGTATCAACGTCTGGCGCGTGCCGGTATCGGCCGAGGGCCGGCCGGCCGGCCCGCCGGAGCAGATCACCACCGGTGCCGGCCAGGACGTACAGCTTACCGTTCCCGCGGCCGGCGACGGCCTCGCCTTCACCGTGCTCCAGCTCAACGCCGACTTGTGGCGTCTGCCCGTTGACCCCGGCTCCGGCCGGCCGCGCGGCGTTCCGGAGCCGGTGGTCGTGACCACCCGCGAGGACAGCCGCGGCGCGTGGTCGCCCAACGGGCAACTGGTCGCGTTCAATTCCGATCGCGGCGGCGACATGAACATCTGGATCCACTCCATGGCGGACGGCACCGACCGGCAGATCACCCGCGGTCCCGGCGGCGACTACCAGCCGCGGTGGTCGCCCGACGGGCGGAAGCTCGCCTTCTTCTCGGCCCGCGGCGGGAACGCGGATATCTGGGTCGTGGACGTGGACGGCGGAACGCCAACCAGGCTCACCACCAGCGCCTGGCTGGACATCAATCCGTCGTTCTCTCCCGACGGCGCCCTGATCGCTTTCCAGTCGGACCGCGAAGGACGCATGGAGATCTGGCTGATGAATGCCGACGGGTCGGCGCAGCGCCAGCTGAGTCACGTCGGCGCCACCGGGCACTTCGAGGTGTGGGATGCCGGCGGCCGGTCGCTGCTCTTCCACCCCGCGACGATCCCGGCCGCGCGGTTGTCCGTGGCCGATGGCGGCACCGAGCCGCTGGATGTGCGCGGTGGCAGTCACATGTCGTTCGGGCCGGGTGGTACGCTGATCGCCGACGTGATCGGACATCGCCAGCTGTGGGTCTCGCCGCTTGGCGCGGCGCCGTACGCCACCTTCGCCTTCGATGACTCAGACGTCCGCATCGACTATCCGGTGTGGTCTCCCGACGGGCGCTGGATCCTCTTCGACCGGCTGAAGCCCGAAGGGGGCGACATCTGGCTCCTCGAGGCGTCGTCCCCGCGCCACTGAAGTCCTGCGCCGGGCAAGGGCGGCGACGCTAGCCGGGTATCGCCGCGGCCCGTATCTTGGTCGGCACTCCGTCCAGGACATTGAGATGAGCGACGCCATCACCCGTCTCGGCGCCACGCTGGAAGGGCGCTACGCCATCGAGCGCGAGCTCGGCGCGGGCGGCATGGCCACCGTCTACCTCGCGCACGACGTCCGGCACAACCG
Protein-coding regions in this window:
- a CDS encoding protein kinase, with the translated sequence MPGRFSSALSDRYAIERELGAGGMATVYLAKDLKHDRQVALKVLRPELAAMLGGERFLKEIHLTANLRHPHILPLYDSGEAGGFLYYVMPFVAGESLRDRLTREKQLPLDEALEIAREVADALGYAHAHGVIHRDIKPENVLLESGHAVVADFGIARAITAAGGETLTQTGMAVGTPAYMSPEQASGERALDGRSDLYTLGCMLYEMLAGQPPFTGPTVESVVHQHLVVEAPAITNLRPSVPAPLAAALARTLAKNPADRFATAEQFLAALGRRAEPAPPPAAAVPAPRSSRRGLLAAAAVVVAVALGGIWFRGRGGAVDRGPAAVTLRQVTFSRDVEEYPALSADGRVLVFSRNVDGRRQLFRLDLAGGAETRLTQGEYDNIQAAWMPDGRAILFVRANSPRVRLEPGDVFGVFVGGDIWRRDLESGAEEKLVEDAFNPAVAPDGARIAFDATRSGSRRIWVADERGRNAQQLSLDSSEAVAHVLPRWSPDGKRLVFQYIDHTRFDIRVIDAATRATLTVTDDNFLDANPVWEASGRGIYFSSYRAGGINVWRVPVSAEGRPAGPPEQITTGAGQDVQLTVPAAGDGLAFTVLQLNADLWRLPVDPGSGRPRGVPEPVVVTTREDSRGAWSPNGQLVAFNSDRGGDMNIWIHSMADGTDRQITRGPGGDYQPRWSPDGRKLAFFSARGGNADIWVVDVDGGTPTRLTTSAWLDINPSFSPDGALIAFQSDREGRMEIWLMNADGSAQRQLSHVGATGHFEVWDAGGRSLLFHPATIPAARLSVADGGTEPLDVRGGSHMSFGPGGTLIADVIGHRQLWVSPLGAAPYATFAFDDSDVRIDYPVWSPDGRWILFDRLKPEGGDIWLLEASSPRH